In Fusarium verticillioides 7600 chromosome 4, whole genome shotgun sequence, the following proteins share a genomic window:
- a CDS encoding endo-1,3(4)-beta-glucanase yields the protein MFFKQPLAVLLSLSATALAWDAPGYSGFTRVWQDPFTGAAGTLPDTSRWNIITGYLNVNAELEVYTSSSRNVQRSGGDTLQLVPWRDASALKGWTSGRVESKYVFTPQAGKITRAEANLRFGSCSTNNKQGIWPAFWMLGNILRNGGSWPSCGELDIMETVNGQLTGYGTTHCDVYPGGICNEGTGIGGTIGIPNQDWHTWRIEFNRAKSSWRDETITWFMDGQQFHQISGARINNEGVWNALCHSPMYFILNVAVGGTWPGYPNGNTCDGYGSMMEVGYVAHYTN from the exons ATGTTTTTCAAGCAACCCCTTGCGGTACTTCTATCGCTTTCCGCGACCGCTCTGGCTTGGGATGCCCCAGGCTACAGTGGCTTTACGCGTGTCTGGCAGGATCCTTTTACTGGTGCAGCCGGCACTCTGCCTGACACTAGCCGATGGAACATTATAACGGGATATCTTAACGTCAACGCGGAACTCGAAGTCTACACATCATCCAGTCGCAACGTCCAACGAAGCGGCGGAGATACCCTCCAGCTTGTCCCATGGCGAGACGCCTCAGCTCTCAAGGGCTGGACCTCTGGCCGTGTTGAAAGCAAATATGTCTTCACCCCCCAAGCAGGCAAGATCACAAGAGCCGAAGCCAACCTCCGATTTGGCTCGTGCTCtaccaacaacaaacaaggAATCTGGCCTGCTTTCTGGATGCTCGGAAACATCCTCCGTAACGGCGGTAGCTGGCCATCTTGTGGCGAGCTTGATATCATGGAGACTGTCAACGGCCAGTTGACTGGATACGGAACTACGCACTGCGATGTCTACCCCGGTGGTATCTGCAACGAAGGTACCGGAATCGGTGGAACTATTGGTATCCCAAATCAAGATTGGCATACCTGGAGAATTGAGTTCAACCGCGCCAAGAGCAGCTGGCGAGATGAGACTATCACCTGGTTCATGGATGGGCAGCAGTTCCATCAGATCTCGGGTGCGAGAATCAACAACGAGGGAGTCTGGAATGCCCTGTGCCATAGCCCCATGTATTTCATCCTCAATGTCGCTGTTGGCGGTACTTGG CCTGGATATCCCAACGGCAACACCTGTGACGGCTATGGTAGCATGATGGAAGTCGGCTATGTAGCCCATTACACTAACTAA
- a CDS encoding aspartate racemase — protein sequence MKTLGLIGGMSWESTTTYYQEINRRVREIQGGLHSAQCIVFSFDFANIEALQHAGKWDEAGEMLNDAAAKLKLAGADALVLCTNTMHFVSHGIEPASQLPLIHIVDPTAEAIIKAGYKSVGLLGTRFTMEKDFYKQRLVEKFGLKVIVPGDGDRDTVHNVIYQELCNGIIQEKSREDYHSVIRRLKAEGAECLIMGCTEIGLLVDEAGSELPVFDTAKLHAIAAADWAMKE from the coding sequence ATGAAGACGCTCGGCTTGATCGGCGGCATGAGCTGGGAGTCGACTACAACGTACTACCAAGAGATCAATCGTCGCGTTCGCGAAATCCAAGGCGGCCTTCACTCTGCCCAGTGCATCGTGTTTTCcttcgactttgccaacATCGAGGCCCTTCAGCACGCGGGCAAATGGGACGAAGCTGGCGAGATGCTCAATGATGCAGCGGCCAAACTCAAGCTCGCTGGTGCAGATGCCCTGGTTCTCTGCACCAACACAATGCACTTCGTTTCTCACGGCATCGAACCGGCCTCGCAACTACCTCTCATTCACATCGTCGATCCTACTGCcgaggccatcatcaaagcaGGCTACAAGTCCGTCGGTCTCCTCGGAACGCGCTTCACCATGGAGAAAGACTTTTACAAGCAGCGCCTGGTCGAGAAATTCGGGCTCAAGGTCATTGTGCCGGGTGATGGCGACAGAGATACGGTGCACAACGTCATTTACCAGGAGCTCTGCAACGGGATCATTCAAGAGAAATCTCGCGAGGACTATCACTCTGTCATCCGTAGACTCAAGGCTGAGGGTGCTGAGTGTTTGATCATGGGGTGTACCGAGATTGGTCTattggttgatgaggccgGAAGTGAGTTGCCGGTTTTCGACACTGCAAAGCTTCACGCTATCGCTGCTGCTGATTGGGCCATGAAAGAGTGA